One segment of Brassica napus cultivar Da-Ae chromosome C3, Da-Ae, whole genome shotgun sequence DNA contains the following:
- the LOC125583511 gene encoding myrosinase 4-like, whose translation MAIPKAHYSLAILVILFVVSNSQNACNPECKAKEPFNCDNSLTFNRTGFPKNFTFGAATSAYQIEGAAHRALNGWDYYTHRYPERVPDRSSGDVACDSYDLYKEDVKLLKRLKVQAYRLSIAWSRVLPKGRLTGGVDENGITYYNNLINELKANGIEPFVTIFHWDVPQTLEDEYGGFLSPRIVEDFKNYAELLFQRFGNRVKFWITLNQPYSLSSKGYGDGSYPPGRCTGCEFGGDSGTEPYIVTHHQLLAHAEAVSLYRKRYQKFQGGKIGTTLIGRWFAPLNETSDLDQAAAKRAFQFFVGWFLDPLVYGEYPRIMRELVGDRLPKFTPQESDLVKGSLDFLGLNYYVTQYASDAPPPPQTQPSVLTDPRVTLGYYRNGVPIGVESPSFVYYPPGFRQILNHIKDNYQNPLTYITENGVADYGNLTVANALADNGRIQNHCSHLSCLKCSIEDGCNVAGYFAWSLMDNYEFGNGYNFRFGMNWVNFTNPADRRQKDSGKWYSRFVAK comes from the exons ATGGCAATTCCAAAAGCTCACTACTCTCTAGCCATCCTTGTCATTCTCTTTGTCGTTTCAAATAGCCAAAATGCCTGCAATCCAGAATGCAAGGCTAAAGAACCCTTCAACTGCGATAATTCTCTTACCTTCAACCGAACTGGATTTCCAAAGAACTTTACTTTCGGTGCGGCTACTTCCGCGTACCag ATTGAGGGTGCTGCACATAGAGCCCTTAATGGATGGGACTACTACACTCATAGATATCCAG AAAGGGTTCCAGATCGCAGCTCCGGAGACGTTGCTTGTGATTCGTATGATCTTTACAAG GAGGATGTCAAATTACTGAAAAGATTGAAAGTTCAAGCATACCGACTCTCCATAGCCTGGTCAAGGGTCTTACCAA agggAAGACTGACTGGAGGAGTGGACGAGAACGGGATAACATACTACAACAATCTCATTAACGAGTTAAAAGCTAATg GCATAGAGCCATTTGTGACTATATTTCATTGGGATGTTCCCCAAACTCTAGAAGACGAGTACGGAGGCTTCTTAAGCCCACGTATAGT AGAGGACTTCAAGAACTATGCGGAGCTTCTATTCCAAAGATTCGGAAACAGAGTCAAGTTTTGGATCACTCTAAACCAGCCTTACTCTCTCTCATCCAAAGGTTATGGAGATGGATCGTATCCACCGGGAAGGTGCACTGGCTGTGAATTTGGAGGTGATTCTGGAACCGAACCTTATATAGTCACGCATCACCAACTTCTAGCCCATGCAGAAGCTGTATCTCTATACCGAAAAAGATATCAG AAATTTCAAGGTGGTAAGATAGGAACGACCTTGATCGGGAGATGGTTTGCCCCGCTAAACGAAACTAGCGATCTAGACCAGGCTGCTGCAAAACGAGCATTCCAATTCTTCGTTGGATG GTTCTTGGATCCATTGGTGTACGGAGAATATCCAAGGATAATGAGAGAACTCGTTGGAGACAGATTGCCAAAATTCACACCTCAAGAATCAGATTTAGTTAAAGGATCACTTGATTTTCTAGGGCTGAACTATTATGTTACACAATATGCAAGCGAcgcacctcctcctcctcagacACAGCCTAGCGTCTTAACCGATCCACGAGTTACTCTTGGAT ATTATCGCAATGGAGTACCTATCGGTGTTGAG TCTCCAAGCTTTGTCTACTATCCTCCAGGGTTCCGTCAGATTCTAAATCATATCAAAGACAACTACCAAAACCCACTTACCTACATCACCGAAAACG GAGTTGCTGATTATGGAAACTTAACGGTAGCAAATGCTCTTGCCGATAACGGACGAATTCAAAATCATTGCAGCCATCTTTCATGTCTCAAATGCTCCATCGA GGATGGTTGCAACGTAGCAGGTTATTTTGCTTGGTCATTGATGGACAATTATGAATTTGGAAATGGTTACAACTTCCGGTTTGGTATGAATTGGGTCAATTTCACTAATCCTGCTGATCGAAGACAAAAAGATTCTGGGAAATGGTATTCTAGGTTCGTCGCAAAATAA